Part of the Deinococcus reticulitermitis genome is shown below.
ATTCATGGTGGTCATCAGGGTGCCCTCAGATGTCAGAAGATGCGTTGCCGGTAGCCACGGAGAACTTCCTGCGTACCCATGAAACTCAGGCCGCTGATGCCCTCCCGTGTGCCGGGGTAACAGAGGACGGTGCTGATCTGCGTGAACCGCGCGAGGCTCTCCAACAGTGGATTCACGCGGTAATACGGGTAGAGGCTGCCGGCCCGCTCAAGTACCAGAACGTCCTGGAAGGGATCAAGCCCCTCCGCACTGTCCGCCACGGCGCGTGTCAGGGCTGAGTTCCGATCCAGCAGGGTGACCAATGTGTTCTGGATCTCCTCTGACCCGGAGTCGCGTTCCAGTTCAAAGAATTCCTCGCGAGACGCCCCTTCCCGCTCCAGCGCCTCATCAAGGACCGCCGTCAGAAGCTGCGCGAACGACACCCGGCGCACCTGACGTACGCCATTCAGGCGGGTGACCAGACCGTCAAGAGCCTGCGCCAGCAGAAACTCGTCGGCGGGATCGTACAGGAGCACCGCGAACGGCTTCTGGCCGTAATCGTCAATCCGCCGCGGATCGCGCTGCAGAATCTCTTCCAGCTCGCGCAGGCCCTTAGCGAAGGAGGACACGCGCCACCTCCTCTTCTGTGTCGTAGGGGAATCCCAGG
Proteins encoded:
- a CDS encoding BREX protein BrxB domain-containing protein encodes the protein MSSFAKGLRELEEILQRDPRRIDDYGQKPFAVLLYDPADEFLLAQALDGLVTRLNGVRQVRRVSFAQLLTAVLDEALEREGASREEFFELERDSGSEEIQNTLVTLLDRNSALTRAVADSAEGLDPFQDVLVLERAGSLYPYYRVNPLLESLARFTQISTVLCYPGTREGISGLSFMGTQEVLRGYRQRIF